Within Sediminispirochaeta bajacaliforniensis DSM 16054, the genomic segment ATAACCGCTGAAAGCATCTAAGTGGGAAGCCCACCTCAAGATGAGTCATCCCATCACCTTTAAGGTGACTAAAGACACCAGGGAGAAGACCTGGTCGATAGGCTGGAAGTCTAAGCATGGTAACATGTTCAGCTTACCAGTACTAATTCGTCGTGAGGCTTGACCATATTATCATGTAATCCTTTCCACCTTTGTGAATAAGATTTGTTTTTATTCGCCTGGTGACAATCGCGGAGGGGTCCCACCCGTTCCCATTCCGAACACGGAAGTTAAGCCCTCCTGCGCCAATGGTACTGCCATTCGGTGGGAGAGTAGGTCGTCGCCAGGCGTTTTTTTTATCCCTTCCCCATATCCTTGATCTATTATCCGCCTTGATATAGTAAGCTGCATCCGTTATGTTGGATTTTGTATGCTTATGCTAACAAACCAATGATTGTGAAAAATAGATTACGAAGAGATAATTTTATCAAGGTACTCGAATCGCTCTGGCTTCGTCCCAATCGAAGTCGAGCCGATATTGCCCGTGAGTTACGACTTGACCGCTCCACCGTAGGCTATATGGTCGATCAAATGGTGGAACTTGGGATCATAGAACAAACTTCAAATGATTCTACCGGCCCTCGCGGAGGCCGCCCGTCGGTGCTTCTGCGTATTTTGCCGGGGTATGCCTACAGCATAGGTGTGGAGCTTACCTATCCTAATATGAACCTTATCGCAGTCGATTTATGCGGTCGCTATATAGAGGAACGAACCGTTCCCATACACGATTATGGCCCCCGGGTTGTCGACACCCTTGCGTTGGAAACATCCCGATTTCAGCACTCTGTCGAGGCCTCATATGAAGGCAGGCAAGGGCTGCTTACTTTGGGAGTTGGCGCCAGCGGGGTGGTGGATGAAGAGAGAAAACATATTATTCTTTCCGATGCACTGGGCATAGAACATCCGCTTCCCGTGGCTGGACCACTGGAACAGGTGCTTGCAGTACCCATAACCGTGATCAATGATGCTCAGGCCAGTGT encodes:
- a CDS encoding ROK family transcriptional regulator encodes the protein MIVKNRLRRDNFIKVLESLWLRPNRSRADIARELRLDRSTVGYMVDQMVELGIIEQTSNDSTGPRGGRPSVLLRILPGYAYSIGVELTYPNMNLIAVDLCGRYIEERTVPIHDYGPRVVDTLALETSRFQHSVEASYEGRQGLLTLGVGASGVVDEERKHIILSDALGIEHPLPVAGPLEQVLAVPITVINDAQASVIREAGRRKQKDILLVQVRYHPRNAVQEIGIGAGLVIGNQLIRGRTITHLLKPPVLDDEEKLTHYIDTLGQSFALAANISGVDEIVLGGDATSVLDRLDRSILHHMSRKGAGRDSPVLVSRLDAGSDNIAAGAAYAAVGFLFSSLTFPLDANFFDA